In the Populus trichocarpa isolate Nisqually-1 chromosome 1, P.trichocarpa_v4.1, whole genome shotgun sequence genome, ACTCGGGGTTGAAGAAATCCACCCACCGCTTGCTCTCCACCCAACCCATGAGAAGGAGTTGGGTGCCGAGGAGGGAACCGAAGGAGAAGGGTGCAATGGCACCAGGGTCAGCACCAGCCTCGAACCAGGGGATGCCGCTCCAAGCTTGGCCAACAAAGATACCCAGCACGGCAGCCATAGCCCACCTACCGTGAATGAGTTCAGCTTCCCTGTACCATTTGAGGAATGCTGGGTCCTTGCCTAGCCCTAGCGGGTCGAAACCGTAGTCACCTGGGAGCCTGCAAATTAAATGTGCGGAGACTAGAATACCTCAGCTCTAGCAACCATAATAAATTCCGGGAGTACACATGGTAGAAAAGATTTGAACTCAAAATCTCTTGAGAAAAAAGACATCAATGATAGAAGAGAATTCAGATTAAGACCCAGATATGGTTGCATAAAAAAGGAGGGTGGAGGAGAGATCAGACTTACGAGCCATCGAGCCACTCGGGGTCAACCAAGCTGCCACCACCTTTAACAGCAGGGATCCATGACTTTTTTGGTTGAGCAGCAGCTACCACCACCAACTTCCTTGTACCAACTGGAAAACTTCCAGTTCTACTAGCTCCAATTCCCAGCAAGGCTTGGTTCCTCTTCCCTCCGCACAAGAAAGAAGACCCCAGTCCGTTTAGGACAGCTCCAGCGGTAGCAGCCATCTCTCTGGTTCAAGAAGATGAAGTTGGTTTCTATGCAAGCTTAGATGGAAGTAGCGGCGCCTCCTGAGCGAGGTTGTTTCCTTTGGAAATTGCAGACACTTGTTGTGGTTAGTGGTTTTAATGTTGTCTTCGACGATGAGTGAGAGAGGGAAGGAGGATCTAAAGAATGGCTTAGAGTGGAGCCATGTGGGATAATGAAATCTGAGCTTGGATAGATTTCGGACCAATGGGAGCTTCAACTCCATCCGCACGCCATGTTGGCTTCAACCCACGTGGAGCTAGTTATAAACCGTGCTCCATAGCCATAAACCACACTCATGAAGAATAGATATAAAAGCCAAATCAGGCGAGTTAATTCGGTGACTCGCcgatttaaaacttgatttaagttaagttttattacagactagattttttattttattaaaataatatcatttcacaagttttaaaacaaataatagtttaagctaATTTATTGAaagctcatttatttttgtaatttaaaatttttttaaaaatttatttttttatttttttgctttaaattagaTGAGcggatgttaaaaataatttttaaaaaatattatttttatatatttttaataaaaaaaatatttttaaaaataattattattactttacataaaaaaaaattacagagtATTGGAATTGCAATTATACTTTACATCTGATCACGTTGAGTcaattaattctaattttaatcgaatattaattaattaataaatagaagttaactatttttatttttaatggaataGATTATCTAAAATGTTTAAAAGAAATTCATTGGAAGAAAATGTTTATGAAATGATAGTGATTGAATTAGTGGAATAAtctcattaatatattattgtctaTAAAATATTCAGAAAACATTACAAGTTAAAAACACTTTACTAACAAATGATctattaactaaaaaactaaatggcGTGGAGAATTTATTGTGCAAAATGTATTCGGACCCCTTTTCACATGATATTGTGGATCTATTGTTCataatgctattttttaatcctttttctttttaatttggtttttattggaCCAAATTATAAGCTAATTTTTTTGGGGTGATAGGATTGAAAGATGGGGGAACCAAGCTATAAAAAACACGTAGAGAATGAGTGGCTTTAAAAAGTTTgggcaaaatatttattataatccCTATACTTT is a window encoding:
- the LOC7473011 gene encoding chlorophyll a-b binding protein CP24 10A, chloroplastic, which produces MAATAGAVLNGLGSSFLCGGKRNQALLGIGASRTGSFPVGTRKLVVVAAAQPKKSWIPAVKGGGSLVDPEWLDGSLPGDYGFDPLGLGKDPAFLKWYREAELIHGRWAMAAVLGIFVGQAWSGIPWFEAGADPGAIAPFSFGSLLGTQLLLMGWVESKRWVDFFNPESQSVEWATPWSKTAENFANATGDQGYPGGKFFDPLGFAGTLKDGVYIPDVEKLERLKVAEIKHARLAMVAMLIFYFEAGQGKTPLGALGL